One Natrinema marinum genomic window carries:
- a CDS encoding V-type ATP synthase subunit E, with protein MSLDTVVEDIREEAHARAENIRSEGETRAEEIESAAREDADQIVADAEAEADREIDQLREQRLSSAKLEAKQKRLEARRDVLGEVRERVEEELAALEGDTREELTRDLLEAATDEFDEGDDVNVYGRGGDEELIASILADYDGYEYAGEYDCLGGVVAESEQSRVRINNTFDTVLEDVWEDNLRDISNRLFEQ; from the coding sequence ATGAGTCTGGACACAGTCGTTGAGGACATTCGAGAAGAGGCTCACGCGCGTGCGGAGAACATCCGCTCTGAGGGCGAAACGCGCGCCGAAGAGATCGAGTCGGCCGCCCGTGAGGACGCAGATCAGATCGTCGCTGACGCCGAGGCGGAGGCCGACCGCGAGATCGACCAGCTGCGCGAACAGCGACTCTCCAGTGCGAAGCTGGAGGCGAAACAGAAGCGCCTGGAGGCGCGTCGCGACGTCCTCGGCGAGGTCCGCGAGCGAGTCGAGGAGGAACTCGCCGCCCTCGAGGGAGACACCCGCGAGGAGCTCACTCGAGACCTGCTCGAGGCGGCCACCGACGAGTTCGACGAGGGCGACGACGTCAACGTCTACGGTCGGGGCGGCGACGAGGAGCTGATCGCGTCGATCCTCGCCGACTACGACGGCTACGAGTACGCCGGCGAGTACGACTGTCTCGGCGGCGTCGTCGCCGAGAGCGAACAGTCCCGCGTCCGTATCAACAACACGTTCGATACGGTGCTCGAGGACGTATGGGAAGACAACCTCCGGGATATCAGCAACCGACTCTTCGAGCAATGA
- a CDS encoding V-type ATP synthase subunit C, with protein sequence MSTGASNPEYVNARVRSRQAALLSDEDYRKLIRMGPSEIARFMEETEYEREINQLGTRFSGVDLIEYALNRNLAKHFDDLLEWANGRLYDLIARYLRKFDVWNVKTIIRGIYTDSDPDSIRTDLILAGELDDRTIDRLVEAGSIEDAVELLGGTIFADPLENAYEEFEAGGTLVPLENALDRAFYESLLEDLGRPQEGPESKYVEFLQTEIDFRNARNALRLARSGADLDPAAYYIDGGVLFDESELSRLIGQYDELVDHIADNKRYGDRLSGALDRLRDADSLIQFEHALDAALLEYADTLSSVYPTSISPVLSYILAKEREVENIRAIARGREVGLDESEIEEELVIL encoded by the coding sequence ATGAGTACGGGAGCCTCGAATCCGGAATACGTGAACGCTCGCGTTCGCTCGCGTCAGGCGGCGCTGCTGTCCGACGAGGACTACCGCAAGCTGATCCGGATGGGGCCGAGCGAAATCGCGCGGTTCATGGAGGAAACGGAGTACGAACGCGAGATCAACCAACTCGGCACGCGGTTCTCGGGCGTCGACCTGATCGAGTACGCGCTGAACCGCAACCTCGCGAAGCACTTCGACGATCTGCTGGAGTGGGCGAACGGTCGGCTCTACGACCTCATCGCCCGCTACCTCCGGAAGTTCGACGTCTGGAACGTAAAGACGATCATCCGCGGGATCTACACGGACTCGGATCCCGACTCGATCCGGACGGACCTCATCCTTGCCGGAGAGCTCGACGATCGGACGATCGACCGGCTGGTCGAGGCCGGCTCGATCGAAGACGCTGTCGAGTTGCTCGGCGGAACGATCTTCGCCGACCCGCTCGAGAACGCCTACGAGGAGTTCGAAGCCGGCGGGACGCTCGTCCCGCTCGAGAACGCGCTCGACCGGGCGTTCTACGAGAGCTTACTCGAGGACCTCGGCCGGCCACAGGAGGGGCCGGAGTCCAAGTACGTCGAGTTCCTGCAGACCGAGATCGACTTCCGGAACGCGCGCAACGCGTTGCGACTCGCGCGAAGTGGTGCCGATCTCGACCCCGCGGCCTACTACATCGACGGCGGCGTCCTGTTCGACGAGTCGGAACTGAGCCGACTGATCGGCCAGTACGACGAACTCGTCGACCACATCGCCGACAACAAGCGCTACGGCGACCGCCTCTCGGGGGCGCTCGATCGCCTGCGGGATGCTGACAGCCTTATACAGTTCGAGCACGCACTAGACGCTGCGTTGCTCGAGTACGCGGACACGCTCTCGAGCGTGTATCCGACCTCGATCTCCCCGGTTCTCTCGTATATCCTCGCCAAAGAGCGCGAGGTCGAGAACATCCGTGCGATCGCGCGGGGACGCGAGGTCGGCCTCGACGAGAGCGAGATCGAAGAGGAGTTGGTGATCCTATGA
- a CDS encoding V-type ATP synthase subunit F, giving the protein MSQEIAVVGSPEFTTGFRLAGVRRFENVPDDDKAEALDDAVTTAIEDEGVGIVVMHDDDLEYLSRNVRQEVETSVEPVVVTIGSGTGGGGLRDQIKRAIGIDLMDEDSE; this is encoded by the coding sequence ATGAGCCAGGAAATCGCAGTCGTCGGCAGTCCGGAGTTTACGACCGGCTTCCGCCTCGCGGGAGTGCGACGGTTCGAGAACGTGCCGGATGACGACAAAGCGGAGGCGCTCGACGACGCCGTCACGACGGCGATCGAAGACGAGGGCGTCGGGATCGTCGTCATGCACGACGACGACCTCGAGTACCTGTCGCGCAACGTTCGCCAAGAGGTCGAGACGAGCGTCGAACCGGTCGTCGTCACCATCGGCAGCGGCACGGGCGGCGGCGGACTGCGCGACCAGATCAAGCGAGCGATCGGTATCGACCTGATGGACGAAGACAGCGAGTAA
- a CDS encoding ATP synthase subunit A, producing the protein MSQAEDIESVDEDGVIESVSGPVVTATDLDARMNDVVYVGDEGLMGEVIEIEGNLTTIQVYEETSGVGPGEPVQNTGEPLSVDLGPGMLDSIYDGVQRPLDVLEEKMGTAFLDRGVDAPGIDLEKQWEFSPEVEEGDEVAPGDIVGVVEETITIDHKVMVPPDYEGGEVTSVESGEFTVEETVVELDNGEEIQMHQEWPVREARPAGDKETPTEPLVTGQRVQDGLFPLAKGGTAAIPGPFGSGKTVTQQQLAKWSDADIVVYIGCGERGNEMTEVIEDFPELPDPQTGNPLMARTCLIANTSNMPVAARESCIYTGITIAEYYRDMGYDVALMADSTSRWAEAMREISSRLEEMPGEEGYPAYLAAALSEFYERAGKFQLINGGEGSISVVGAVSPPGGDFSEPVTQNTLRIVKTFWALDADLAERRHFPSINWNESYSLYKDQLDPWWESNVAGDWAETRQWAVDVLDEEDELQEIVQLVGKDALPEDQQLTLEVARYLREAWLQQNALHDVDTYCEPEKTYRMLEAIKTFNDEAFEALDAGVPPEEITDVDAAPRLNRMGTAEEWDEFIDEIESDLETQLRALY; encoded by the coding sequence ATGAGCCAGGCAGAAGACATCGAATCCGTCGACGAAGACGGTGTAATCGAAAGCGTGAGCGGTCCCGTCGTGACCGCCACGGACCTCGACGCCCGGATGAACGACGTCGTCTACGTCGGCGACGAAGGACTGATGGGTGAGGTCATCGAGATCGAAGGGAACCTGACCACGATTCAGGTGTACGAGGAGACCTCCGGCGTCGGCCCGGGCGAACCCGTCCAGAACACGGGCGAGCCCCTGAGCGTCGACCTCGGACCCGGTATGCTAGACTCCATCTACGACGGCGTCCAGCGACCGTTGGACGTCCTAGAGGAGAAGATGGGGACGGCGTTCCTCGACCGCGGGGTCGACGCGCCGGGCATCGACCTCGAGAAACAGTGGGAGTTCTCCCCCGAGGTCGAAGAGGGCGACGAGGTCGCACCCGGCGACATCGTCGGGGTCGTCGAAGAGACGATCACCATCGACCACAAGGTCATGGTGCCGCCGGACTACGAGGGCGGCGAAGTCACGTCGGTCGAGAGCGGCGAGTTCACGGTCGAGGAGACCGTCGTCGAACTCGACAACGGCGAAGAGATCCAGATGCACCAGGAGTGGCCGGTCCGCGAGGCCCGCCCCGCCGGTGATAAGGAGACGCCGACCGAGCCGCTGGTGACGGGCCAGCGCGTTCAGGACGGCCTCTTCCCGCTCGCGAAGGGCGGGACGGCGGCGATTCCCGGTCCCTTCGGCTCCGGGAAGACCGTCACCCAGCAGCAACTCGCCAAGTGGTCCGACGCGGACATCGTCGTCTACATCGGCTGTGGCGAGCGCGGCAACGAGATGACCGAGGTCATCGAGGATTTCCCGGAACTGCCCGACCCGCAGACCGGGAACCCGCTGATGGCCCGAACCTGCCTCATCGCCAACACGTCGAACATGCCCGTCGCAGCCCGCGAATCCTGCATTTACACCGGGATCACGATCGCGGAGTACTACCGCGACATGGGGTACGACGTCGCGCTGATGGCCGACTCCACCTCGCGGTGGGCGGAGGCCATGCGTGAGATCTCGAGCCGACTCGAGGAGATGCCCGGCGAGGAGGGGTATCCCGCGTACCTGGCCGCCGCGCTTTCCGAGTTCTACGAGCGCGCCGGCAAGTTCCAACTGATCAACGGCGGCGAGGGATCGATTTCGGTCGTCGGCGCAGTGTCGCCGCCGGGCGGCGACTTCTCCGAGCCGGTCACCCAGAACACGCTGCGTATCGTCAAGACGTTCTGGGCGCTGGACGCCGACCTCGCCGAGCGTCGGCACTTCCCGTCGATCAACTGGAACGAGTCCTACTCGCTGTACAAGGACCAGCTCGACCCGTGGTGGGAGTCGAACGTCGCCGGCGACTGGGCGGAGACCCGCCAGTGGGCCGTCGACGTGCTCGACGAGGAGGACGAACTGCAGGAGATCGTCCAGCTCGTCGGGAAAGACGCGCTGCCGGAAGACCAGCAGCTCACGCTCGAGGTCGCGCGCTACCTGCGTGAGGCCTGGCTTCAGCAGAACGCGCTCCACGACGTCGACACCTACTGCGAACCCGAGAAGACCTACCGGATGCTCGAGGCCATCAAAACGTTCAACGACGAGGCCTTCGAGGCACTCGACGCCGGCGTGCCGCCGGAGGAGATTACGGACGTCGACGCTGCCCCACGGCTCAACCGGATGGGCACCGCCGAGGAGTGGGACGAGTTCATCGACGAGATCGAGAGCGACCTCGAAACGCAACTGCGCGCACTGTACTAA
- a CDS encoding ATP synthase subunit B, whose product MKEYQTITEISGPLVFAEVDEPVGYDEIVEIETPQGDTLRGQVLESSEGIVSIQVFEGTGGIDRNASVRFLGETMKMPVTEDLLGRVLDGSGNPIDGGPEIVPDERRDIVGEAINPYSREYPEEFIQTGVSAIDGMNTLVRGQKLPIFSGSGLPHNELALQIARQATVPEEEEGEGEGSEFAVIFGAMGITAEEANEFMDDFERTGALERSVVFMNLADDPAVERQVTPRLALTTAEYLAFEQDYHVLVILTDMTNYCEALREIGAAREEVPGRRGYPGYMYTDLAQLYERAGRIEGKEGSVTQIPILTMPGDDDTHPIPDLTGYITEGQIMMDRDLNSQGIEPPVNVLPSLSRLMDDGIGEGLTREDHGDVSDQMYAAYAEGEDLRDLVNIVGREALSERDNKFLDFADRFEEEFVQQGYDTNRSIDETLEIGWDLLSNLPKTELNRIDEELIEEHYREDETAEAVQAD is encoded by the coding sequence ATGAAAGAGTACCAGACTATCACGGAAATCAGCGGTCCGCTGGTGTTCGCCGAGGTCGACGAACCAGTCGGCTACGACGAGATCGTCGAGATCGAGACGCCCCAGGGCGACACCCTCCGCGGACAGGTGCTGGAATCGAGCGAAGGCATCGTCTCGATCCAGGTGTTCGAAGGGACGGGCGGCATCGACCGCAACGCCTCCGTTCGATTCCTGGGCGAGACGATGAAGATGCCCGTCACCGAGGACCTGCTCGGGCGGGTTCTGGACGGCTCCGGGAACCCGATCGACGGCGGCCCGGAGATCGTCCCCGACGAGCGCCGCGACATCGTCGGCGAAGCGATCAACCCCTACTCTCGAGAGTACCCCGAGGAGTTCATTCAGACCGGCGTGTCGGCCATCGACGGCATGAACACGCTGGTTCGAGGCCAGAAGCTGCCGATCTTCTCCGGGTCGGGGCTTCCCCACAACGAACTCGCGCTCCAGATCGCCCGACAGGCGACGGTGCCGGAAGAAGAGGAAGGCGAGGGCGAAGGCTCCGAATTCGCAGTCATCTTCGGCGCGATGGGAATCACCGCCGAAGAGGCAAACGAGTTCATGGACGACTTCGAGCGCACCGGCGCGCTCGAGCGCTCGGTCGTCTTCATGAACCTCGCGGACGACCCCGCAGTCGAGCGGCAGGTCACGCCGCGACTCGCCCTGACGACGGCCGAGTATCTGGCCTTCGAGCAGGACTACCACGTGCTGGTCATCCTGACGGACATGACCAACTACTGTGAGGCGCTGCGCGAGATCGGTGCCGCACGCGAGGAGGTTCCGGGCCGCCGTGGCTACCCTGGCTACATGTACACCGACCTGGCCCAGCTCTACGAGCGCGCCGGTCGAATCGAGGGCAAGGAAGGCTCGGTCACGCAGATCCCGATCCTGACGATGCCCGGCGACGACGACACCCACCCGATTCCGGACCTGACCGGCTACATCACCGAGGGCCAGATCATGATGGATCGGGACCTCAACAGTCAGGGGATCGAGCCGCCGGTCAACGTCCTGCCCAGCCTCTCCCGGCTGATGGACGACGGGATCGGCGAGGGCCTGACCCGCGAGGACCACGGCGACGTCTCCGACCAGATGTACGCCGCGTACGCAGAGGGTGAGGACCTGCGCGACCTCGTGAACATCGTCGGCCGCGAAGCGCTCTCCGAACGGGACAACAAGTTCCTCGACTTCGCCGACCGCTTCGAGGAAGAGTTCGTCCAGCAGGGGTACGACACCAACCGCTCGATCGACGAGACCCTCGAGATCGGCTGGGACCTGCTCTCGAACCTGCCGAAAACGGAGCTCAACCGTATCGACGAAGAGCTCATCGAGGAGCACTACCGCGAAGACGAGACGGCCGAAGCCGTGCAGGCCGACTAA